Proteins encoded within one genomic window of Pararhizobium capsulatum DSM 1112:
- a CDS encoding dihydroorotase codes for MSQSIVLTNVRIIDPSRNVDEIGAVIVKDGVIVAAGKDANNQGTPEATEVKDCNGLVAVPGLVDARVFVGEPGAEHRETIESASRAAAVGGVTSFIAMPDTDPVIDDIALVEFMQKNARDKAIVNVYPAAALTKGLAGTEMTEFGLLREAGAVCFTNGRRPLHDTLILRRAMTYAREFGAVVALETRDKYLGAGGVMNEGLLASWLGLSGIPREAEIIPLERDLRVAGLTKGAYHAAQLSVPESAEAIEVARKRGANVTCGVSINNLTLNENDIGEYRTFFKLSPPLRSEDDRVKMVEALAKGTIDIVVSSHDPQDVDTKRLPFADAADGAIGLETLLAAALRLYHDGSVPLMRLIDALSTRPAAIFGLEAGTLKPGAKADIALIDLEEPWILSKDAIVSRSKNTPFENARFTGRVVQTYVAGKLVHAL; via the coding sequence ATGAGTCAGTCCATCGTTCTCACCAACGTCCGCATCATCGACCCGTCCCGCAATGTCGATGAGATCGGCGCCGTCATCGTCAAGGATGGCGTTATCGTCGCCGCCGGTAAGGACGCCAACAACCAGGGGACGCCGGAAGCCACTGAAGTCAAAGATTGCAACGGTCTTGTTGCCGTTCCCGGTTTGGTCGATGCCCGAGTTTTCGTCGGAGAGCCCGGTGCAGAGCATCGCGAGACCATCGAATCGGCGTCACGCGCAGCAGCCGTTGGCGGCGTTACCTCCTTTATCGCCATGCCGGATACGGACCCGGTGATCGATGACATCGCCCTTGTCGAGTTTATGCAAAAGAATGCCCGCGACAAGGCGATCGTCAACGTCTACCCCGCTGCAGCCCTGACGAAAGGACTCGCAGGGACCGAAATGACCGAATTCGGCCTGCTGCGCGAAGCCGGCGCCGTCTGCTTCACGAATGGACGCCGTCCACTGCACGATACGCTCATCCTTCGCCGGGCCATGACCTATGCCCGGGAATTCGGCGCCGTTGTCGCTCTTGAGACCCGCGACAAGTATCTGGGTGCCGGCGGAGTTATGAACGAGGGGCTGCTCGCCAGCTGGCTTGGCCTTTCCGGCATTCCACGCGAAGCGGAAATCATTCCGCTCGAACGTGATCTGCGCGTCGCCGGTCTTACCAAAGGGGCATACCATGCCGCCCAGCTCTCGGTGCCTGAATCGGCCGAAGCGATCGAAGTTGCCCGCAAGCGCGGAGCCAATGTCACCTGCGGCGTTTCGATCAACAATCTGACACTGAACGAAAACGATATCGGTGAATACCGTACGTTCTTCAAGCTCTCGCCGCCACTGCGCAGCGAGGACGACCGGGTGAAGATGGTGGAGGCACTTGCGAAAGGCACGATCGACATCGTCGTCTCCTCCCATGACCCTCAGGATGTTGATACCAAGCGCCTGCCTTTCGCCGATGCGGCCGATGGTGCGATTGGTCTGGAAACTCTTCTCGCTGCAGCGCTGCGCCTTTACCATGATGGCTCAGTGCCGCTCATGCGCCTCATCGATGCGCTCTCCACCCGTCCCGCCGCGATCTTCGGGCTGGAGGCCGGCACGCTGAAACCGGGTGCGAAGGCCGATATCGCTCTCATCGATCTGGAAGAGCCCTGGATTCTATCCAAGGACGCGATCGTTTCGCGCTCGAAGAACACGCCATTCGAAAATGCCCGCTTTACCGGCCGGGTGGTTCAAACCTATGTTGCGGGAAAATTGGTCCACGCCCTGTAA
- a CDS encoding DUF983 domain-containing protein, whose amino-acid sequence MQATGNTQETVRFEQSQEVERPVGRAIRRGIFNTCPACGSGKLFGKFLKAVDNCSACGERLDHHRADDFPPYIVVTIMGHLVLGGFMATEMMLTLSNWAHLAIWVPITIAGSLALLQPVKGGVIGLQWALRMHGFGDHDDSPEDVLPAARDTSA is encoded by the coding sequence ATGCAGGCAACTGGCAACACCCAAGAGACAGTTCGTTTCGAGCAGAGCCAAGAGGTTGAGCGTCCTGTCGGCCGCGCGATCAGGCGCGGTATTTTCAACACCTGCCCCGCCTGCGGCAGCGGCAAGTTGTTCGGCAAATTCCTGAAGGCTGTCGATAACTGCTCTGCCTGCGGCGAACGGCTCGATCACCATCGCGCCGACGATTTTCCACCCTATATAGTCGTGACGATCATGGGTCATCTTGTTCTCGGCGGCTTCATGGCGACAGAGATGATGCTGACGCTCTCGAACTGGGCGCATCTGGCAATCTGGGTCCCGATTACCATCGCAGGATCTCTGGCGCTGCTGCAGCCCGTCAAGGGCGGGGTGATCGGCCTGCAATGGGCGTTGCGCATGCATGGTTTCGGCGACCACGACGATAGCCCGGAAGATGTTCTTCCTGCTGCGCGGGATACCTCTGCGTGA
- a CDS encoding aspartate carbamoyltransferase catalytic subunit codes for MDFFPHRHLLGIKGLTEQDITLLLDRADEAVKISRQREKKTSTLRGLTQINLFFEASTRTQSSFELAGKRLGADVMNMSVGNSSVKKGETLIDTAMTLNAMHPDVLVVRHSSAGAAALLAQKVSCSVVNAGDGQHEHPTQALLDALTIRRAKGKLSRIIVAICGDVLHSRVARSNILLLNQMGARVRVVAPATLLPSGIADMGAEVYHSMEEGLKGADVVMMLRLQRERMAGAFVPSVREYFRYYGLDAEKLKAAKEDALVMHPGPMNRGVEIASEIADGPQSVIEQQVEMGVAVRMAVMETLLLSQNPGLSENGVPRT; via the coding sequence ATGGATTTCTTTCCGCATCGGCACCTGCTGGGCATCAAGGGCCTGACGGAGCAAGATATCACGCTCCTTCTCGACCGCGCCGACGAAGCCGTCAAGATTTCACGCCAGCGGGAGAAAAAGACCTCCACGTTGCGTGGTCTCACCCAGATCAACCTGTTCTTCGAAGCATCGACACGGACGCAATCCTCGTTCGAACTCGCCGGTAAACGGCTTGGCGCCGATGTCATGAACATGTCCGTCGGCAATTCTTCGGTCAAAAAGGGCGAGACGCTGATCGATACGGCGATGACGCTTAACGCCATGCATCCGGACGTGTTGGTCGTTCGCCACTCTTCGGCAGGTGCTGCTGCGCTGCTTGCCCAGAAGGTTTCCTGCTCTGTGGTCAATGCCGGTGACGGGCAGCATGAGCATCCGACCCAGGCACTGCTCGACGCGCTCACCATCCGCCGCGCCAAGGGCAAGCTGTCGCGCATCATCGTCGCGATCTGCGGCGACGTGCTGCATTCGCGTGTCGCCCGCTCCAATATCCTGCTCCTCAACCAGATGGGCGCACGGGTGCGCGTGGTCGCACCGGCAACCCTGCTCCCCTCCGGCATCGCCGACATGGGAGCCGAGGTCTACCACTCCATGGAGGAAGGCCTGAAGGGCGCTGACGTCGTGATGATGTTACGCCTGCAGCGCGAGCGCATGGCCGGGGCTTTCGTGCCCTCGGTGCGCGAGTATTTTCGTTATTACGGCCTCGATGCCGAGAAACTGAAAGCTGCCAAGGAAGATGCACTTGTCATGCATCCCGGCCCGATGAACCGCGGCGTCGAAATCGCCTCGGAGATTGCCGACGGCCCACAGAGCGTCATCGAACAACAGGTGGAAATGGGCGTCGCAGTCCGGATGGCCGTGATGGAGACGCTGCTTCTTTCACAAAATCCCGGACTTTCCGAAAATGGAGTGCCGCGCACATGA
- the plsY gene encoding glycerol-3-phosphate 1-O-acyltransferase PlsY gives MVENYVWQLAPAATAACLLFGYLLGSIPFGLILTRMAGLGDVRKIGSGNIGATNVLRTGNKKLAAATLLLDALKGTVAVVVAGHWGLDAALAAGFAAFIGHLFPVWLGFKGGKGIATYIGVLLGVAPLMVLVFAAIWLGIAKLTRYSSLSALVATLAIPIVLFAMDDGKPAVLFTLMTVITWLKHRANIQRLLAGTESRIGDKG, from the coding sequence ATGGTGGAAAACTACGTCTGGCAACTGGCTCCAGCGGCGACGGCCGCCTGCCTTCTCTTTGGTTACCTGCTCGGTTCCATCCCCTTCGGGCTCATCCTCACCCGCATGGCCGGGCTCGGAGATGTGCGCAAGATCGGCTCAGGGAATATTGGTGCCACCAACGTCCTTAGAACAGGCAACAAGAAGCTTGCCGCCGCGACCCTGCTGCTTGACGCCCTCAAGGGCACTGTTGCAGTGGTTGTCGCCGGCCATTGGGGTCTGGACGCCGCGCTTGCCGCAGGTTTTGCCGCCTTTATCGGCCACCTCTTTCCCGTATGGCTCGGCTTCAAGGGCGGAAAGGGCATCGCGACCTATATCGGCGTCCTTCTCGGGGTAGCCCCGCTTATGGTTCTCGTCTTTGCCGCCATATGGCTCGGCATTGCCAAGTTGACGCGTTATTCATCTCTGTCCGCTCTGGTTGCAACTTTGGCCATTCCGATTGTATTGTTCGCCATGGACGACGGGAAGCCGGCTGTACTCTTTACGCTGATGACTGTGATTACCTGGCTCAAGCATCGGGCCAACATCCAGCGTCTGCTTGCGGGGACTGAAAGCCGGATCGGGGACAAGGGATAG
- the dprA gene encoding DNA-processing protein DprA: MSDVGAGQTGIALTERQRLAWLRLIRSDNVGPATFRGLINHFGSAEAALEMLPELSRRGGSARAIRVATVAEAERELQAAARLGACFIGIGEPDYPPALRQIDGAPPLIAAKGRPQTGTLPALGIVGSRNASICGTKFAAMMARDVGKAGYAIISGLARGIDTAAHRASLETGTIAVLAGGLDRPYPPENIKLLEEITGGNGLAITEMPFGWEPRARDFPRRNRLIAGVALGLLVVEAAQRSGSLITARYAADFGRIVFAVPGSPLDPRCYGTNYLIKEGATLTTEAGDILEALAPISRLDLFTPKQVDEPESPTAADMMPPNENDRCLIVDSLGPTPVEVDDIIRHTGMPAAMVYLVLLELDLAGRLHRHSGGLVSIDLSV; the protein is encoded by the coding sequence ATGTCAGATGTTGGCGCAGGACAAACAGGAATTGCGCTGACGGAAAGACAGAGACTGGCATGGTTGCGCCTGATCCGCAGCGACAATGTGGGACCTGCAACCTTTCGTGGATTGATCAATCATTTCGGATCCGCCGAAGCGGCTCTGGAGATGCTACCTGAACTTTCACGACGAGGTGGATCGGCGCGCGCGATCCGCGTGGCGACTGTCGCCGAAGCGGAGCGGGAATTGCAGGCAGCAGCACGATTGGGCGCATGCTTCATCGGCATCGGCGAACCCGACTATCCCCCGGCTTTACGACAGATCGACGGCGCTCCACCGCTGATCGCCGCAAAAGGCCGCCCACAAACAGGAACCCTCCCTGCGCTCGGTATTGTCGGTTCGCGCAACGCTTCGATCTGCGGCACCAAGTTTGCCGCCATGATGGCAAGGGATGTTGGCAAGGCTGGATATGCGATCATCTCGGGTCTGGCGCGCGGCATCGACACTGCTGCCCATCGCGCCAGCCTCGAAACGGGCACAATCGCCGTTCTCGCTGGGGGACTGGACCGCCCCTATCCGCCAGAAAACATCAAGCTTCTGGAGGAAATAACCGGCGGCAACGGCCTTGCCATTACCGAAATGCCGTTTGGTTGGGAGCCACGGGCACGGGACTTTCCGCGCAGAAACCGGCTCATCGCGGGTGTGGCGCTCGGCTTGCTCGTCGTCGAAGCGGCCCAGCGCTCAGGCTCCCTGATCACGGCACGCTATGCGGCCGACTTCGGTCGGATCGTCTTTGCCGTCCCGGGGTCGCCGCTCGATCCGCGCTGCTATGGTACCAATTATCTAATAAAAGAGGGCGCCACGCTTACGACGGAGGCTGGCGACATATTGGAGGCTCTCGCCCCCATCAGCCGCTTGGATCTCTTCACACCGAAGCAAGTCGACGAACCCGAATCGCCCACTGCCGCGGACATGATGCCGCCGAACGAGAACGACCGCTGCCTTATCGTCGATTCCCTCGGTCCGACACCCGTCGAGGTCGATGACATCATCCGCCATACCGGCATGCCGGCCGCGATGGTTTATCTGGTTTTGCTGGAACTAGATCTTGCCGGTCGCCTTCACCGCCATTCCGGCGGCCTTGTTTCCATTGACCTCTCTGTATGA
- the rnr gene encoding ribonuclease R, whose protein sequence is MTRPPRDRTERPVKSTVRLGRAAKLSTAPKDTAAIIHGAVPPRDVLMNFIAENPDRASKREIAKAFGLKGEHRIELKALLRELEQDGYVEKKRNSLVRPGALPPVTVLDITTRDKDGELIGRPAEWPEDAGVAPAVSIRQSTVSKAKGKMPVGGLGDRVLAKIFPAKDRGGPAYTARIIKVLDRRRNNNAAMGVVRLLPDGVARIMPIDKRGEELQVETDGLADAKDGDLVEVEVARIGRFGLPRARVKAVVGSVASEKAISMIAIHAHGIPYIFPESVIREADAAGPATMDHREDWRSLPLITIDPADAKDHDDAVHAEPDPSPDNPDGVIVTVAIADVSWYVRPKSALDQEALKRGNSVYFPDRVVPMLPERISNELCSLKENVDRPALAVRMRFSKEGRKAGHTFHRIMMRSAAKLSYSQAQAAIDGNPDDKTGPLLEPVLKPLWNAYAVLTRGRDRRQPLELNMPERKIILNADGTVDRVFVPDRLDAHKLIEEMMIQANVAAAETLELKRQSLIYRVHDAPSLAKQETLREFLVTLDLSLVKGGSIRSNHFNGILSKAEGKPFATMVNEMVLRSQSQAVYSPENIGHFGLNLMKYAHFTSPIRRYADLIVHRALVSSLKLGDGGLTPAEEGVMNDIAAEISTFERRAMAAERDTVDRLIAHHLSGRVNEEFDGRVSGVTKAGLFVTLPTYGADGFVPISTLGRDYFIYDEAHQALSGEKTGLGYRLGDDVRVKLVEAVPLAGALRFEMVSEGRKMPTATRSFHKSGRRDRAGARKQPGTRPVRGKR, encoded by the coding sequence GTGACACGACCACCACGCGATCGAACCGAACGACCGGTCAAATCGACGGTTCGGCTCGGCCGTGCCGCCAAGCTGTCCACCGCACCGAAAGACACCGCTGCCATCATCCATGGCGCGGTTCCGCCGCGTGATGTGCTGATGAACTTCATCGCCGAAAATCCGGATCGGGCTTCCAAGCGGGAAATCGCAAAGGCCTTCGGGCTGAAAGGTGAGCACCGTATAGAACTGAAGGCCCTACTGCGCGAGCTTGAGCAGGATGGATATGTCGAGAAGAAGCGCAACTCGCTGGTGCGCCCCGGCGCTCTGCCGCCCGTTACGGTTCTTGATATCACCACCCGTGATAAGGACGGCGAACTGATCGGCCGGCCGGCCGAATGGCCGGAAGATGCCGGTGTTGCGCCCGCCGTCTCGATCCGCCAGTCGACCGTCAGCAAGGCCAAGGGCAAGATGCCTGTCGGCGGGCTCGGCGATCGGGTATTGGCCAAGATATTCCCGGCCAAGGATCGCGGCGGGCCGGCCTATACCGCGCGTATAATCAAGGTTCTCGACAGGCGCCGCAACAACAATGCCGCCATGGGTGTTGTTCGTCTCCTGCCGGATGGTGTCGCGCGGATCATGCCGATCGACAAGCGTGGCGAGGAGCTGCAGGTCGAGACGGACGGATTGGCCGATGCCAAGGATGGCGATCTGGTCGAGGTCGAAGTCGCGCGTATCGGTCGCTTCGGCTTGCCGCGGGCGCGCGTGAAAGCCGTCGTCGGTTCGGTTGCCAGCGAGAAGGCGATCTCGATGATCGCGATTCACGCCCACGGCATTCCCTACATCTTCCCCGAAAGCGTGATCCGCGAAGCCGACGCCGCCGGCCCGGCAACAATGGACCATCGCGAAGATTGGCGCAGTCTGCCGCTGATCACCATCGACCCTGCCGACGCCAAGGACCATGACGACGCCGTGCATGCTGAGCCGGACCCGTCACCGGACAACCCGGATGGCGTGATCGTCACCGTCGCGATCGCTGATGTGTCGTGGTATGTGCGACCGAAATCGGCACTCGACCAGGAGGCGCTCAAGCGCGGTAACTCGGTTTATTTCCCGGACCGGGTCGTACCTATGCTGCCGGAGCGCATCTCCAACGAACTTTGCTCACTCAAGGAGAATGTCGACCGCCCGGCGCTTGCCGTGCGCATGCGTTTCTCGAAGGAAGGCCGCAAGGCTGGCCACACCTTCCATCGTATCATGATGCGCAGTGCCGCCAAACTCTCCTACAGCCAAGCCCAGGCTGCGATCGACGGCAATCCGGACGACAAGACGGGGCCGCTGCTCGAGCCCGTCCTGAAGCCGCTCTGGAACGCCTATGCCGTCCTTACGCGTGGACGCGACCGGCGCCAACCGCTCGAACTCAACATGCCGGAACGCAAGATCATTCTGAATGCGGACGGCACGGTTGACCGCGTGTTCGTTCCCGACCGCCTCGATGCCCACAAGCTTATCGAGGAGATGATGATCCAGGCGAACGTTGCGGCCGCTGAAACGCTTGAACTCAAGCGCCAGTCACTGATCTACCGGGTGCATGACGCACCGTCTCTCGCCAAGCAGGAAACGCTCCGCGAATTCCTGGTCACACTCGATCTTTCCCTGGTCAAGGGCGGCAGCATCCGCTCCAATCATTTCAACGGTATCCTGTCGAAGGCAGAGGGCAAGCCGTTCGCGACGATGGTCAACGAGATGGTGCTGCGCTCGCAGAGCCAGGCCGTTTACAGCCCGGAAAACATCGGGCATTTCGGCCTGAACCTGATGAAGTACGCTCACTTCACCTCACCAATCCGTCGTTATGCCGACCTGATAGTGCATCGCGCCTTGGTGTCTTCGCTGAAACTTGGTGACGGCGGCCTGACGCCAGCCGAAGAAGGCGTGATGAACGATATCGCCGCTGAAATTTCGACCTTCGAACGCCGGGCAATGGCCGCCGAGCGCGATACGGTCGATCGGCTAATCGCCCATCATCTCAGCGGCCGGGTCAATGAGGAATTCGATGGGCGTGTCTCCGGCGTGACGAAGGCGGGACTTTTTGTCACCCTACCAACCTATGGTGCCGATGGTTTCGTGCCTATATCTACGCTCGGGCGCGACTATTTCATCTATGACGAGGCGCATCAGGCCCTTTCGGGTGAAAAAACCGGGCTCGGCTATCGTCTTGGTGATGATGTAAGAGTGAAGCTGGTGGAAGCGGTTCCGCTTGCCGGGGCCTTGCGTTTCGAAATGGTTAGCGAAGGGCGAAAGATGCCGACGGCAACGCGCTCGTTCCACAAATCGGGGCGCCGGGACCGGGCAGGTGCTCGCAAGCAACCGGGAACGCGACCTGTGCGCGGCAAACGATAG
- the topA gene encoding type I DNA topoisomerase, with protein sequence MTNVVVVESPAKAKTINKYLGPGYKVLASFGHVRDLPAKDGSVLPDDDFAMLWEVDSASAKRVNDIGAALKASDGLILATDPDREGEAISWHVLDLLRKKKLIGDKPVQRVVFNAITKKAVLDAMANPRDIDIPLVDAYLARRALDYLVGFNLSPVLWRKLPGARSAGRVQSVALRLVCDREGEIERFVSEEYWNISALLKTPRGDEFEARLVSADGKRLQPRSVGNGEDAGRLKSLLEGASYVVDSVEAKPVKRNPSPPFTTSTLQQAASSKLGFSASRTMQVAQKLYEGIDLGGETVGLITYMRTDGVQMAAEAIDAARESIGSQFGARYVPEKARLYSTKAKNAQEAHEAIRPTDFNRTPDQLKRVLDADQLRLYDLVWKRGIASQMASAEIERTTVEILADNGGAQAGLRAVGSVIRFDGFIAAYTDQKEDGEQSDDGDDEGRLPEINAREKLAKEKINASQHFTEPPPRYSEASLIKKMEELGIGRPSTYAATLATLRDREYVIIDKRKLIPEAKGRLVTAFLESFFSRYVEYDFTASLEEKLDQISAGELNWKDVLRDFWKDFFAQIEDTKELRVTNVLDALNEELAPLVFPKREDGSDPRICQVCGTGKLSLKLGKYGAFVGCSNYPECNFTRQLSSESNGDEASAVNEPQALGKDPHTGEEITLRSGRFGPYVQRGDGKEAKRSSLPKGWTPATIDHEKAVALLSLPRDIGAHPETGKMISSGLGRYGPFILSDGKYANLESIEDVFSIGLNRAVSVLADKQSKAGAGRGAAQAALKELGDHPQGGAVTVRDGRYGPYVNWGKINATLPKGKEPLSVTLEEAIPLLAERAEKSGAKAPKAKAAAKPKATKTAAAKTDKPEKAKAAAKPKAIAATAKTKTAAKAKKG encoded by the coding sequence ATGACCAATGTCGTCGTCGTCGAATCGCCCGCCAAGGCAAAGACCATCAACAAGTATCTGGGTCCTGGATATAAGGTTCTGGCGTCCTTCGGCCATGTGCGCGACCTCCCCGCAAAGGATGGTTCCGTCTTGCCCGACGATGACTTCGCCATGCTGTGGGAAGTCGACAGTGCTTCGGCGAAACGGGTAAACGACATCGGCGCAGCCCTTAAGGCCTCTGACGGCCTGATCCTCGCGACCGACCCGGATCGCGAAGGAGAAGCGATTTCGTGGCATGTGCTCGATCTTCTGAGAAAGAAGAAGCTGATCGGCGACAAGCCGGTGCAACGCGTCGTTTTCAACGCGATTACCAAAAAGGCCGTGCTCGACGCGATGGCCAATCCGCGCGATATCGATATTCCGCTGGTGGACGCCTATCTCGCCCGCCGCGCACTCGACTATCTCGTCGGCTTCAACCTCTCACCTGTTCTGTGGCGCAAACTGCCGGGCGCGCGTTCGGCGGGCCGGGTCCAGTCCGTTGCGTTGCGTCTCGTCTGCGATCGGGAAGGCGAAATCGAACGCTTTGTTTCCGAAGAATACTGGAACATCTCGGCGCTCCTGAAGACGCCGCGTGGAGATGAGTTCGAGGCGCGGCTTGTATCGGCAGATGGAAAGCGTCTGCAACCGCGCTCTGTGGGCAATGGCGAAGACGCAGGCCGGCTCAAGTCGTTGCTCGAAGGCGCAAGCTATGTCGTCGACAGCGTCGAAGCCAAGCCCGTCAAGCGCAACCCCTCGCCGCCGTTCACGACCTCGACGCTGCAGCAGGCCGCCTCCTCCAAGCTTGGGTTTTCTGCGTCGCGCACCATGCAGGTCGCGCAGAAGCTTTACGAAGGTATTGATCTCGGCGGCGAAACCGTTGGCCTGATCACCTATATGCGTACCGACGGCGTCCAGATGGCAGCTGAGGCGATTGACGCTGCCCGCGAGTCGATCGGCAGCCAGTTTGGCGCACGCTATGTACCGGAAAAGGCGCGTCTTTATTCAACCAAGGCAAAGAACGCACAAGAAGCGCACGAGGCGATCCGCCCAACCGACTTCAACCGCACCCCGGACCAGCTGAAGCGGGTTCTGGATGCGGACCAGTTGCGCCTCTACGACCTGGTCTGGAAGCGCGGCATCGCGAGCCAGATGGCCTCGGCCGAGATTGAGCGCACGACCGTCGAAATTCTGGCTGACAACGGCGGGGCACAAGCGGGCCTGCGTGCGGTTGGCTCCGTTATCCGGTTCGACGGCTTCATTGCCGCCTATACCGACCAAAAGGAAGACGGGGAGCAGAGTGACGACGGGGACGACGAAGGTCGCCTGCCCGAAATCAATGCTCGCGAAAAGCTGGCCAAGGAAAAGATCAATGCCAGCCAGCATTTCACCGAACCGCCGCCGCGTTATTCGGAAGCAAGCCTGATCAAGAAGATGGAAGAGCTCGGCATCGGCCGTCCTTCCACCTATGCCGCAACGCTCGCGACGCTACGTGACCGCGAATATGTTATCATCGACAAGCGCAAGCTGATCCCGGAGGCCAAGGGTCGTCTTGTGACTGCCTTCCTCGAAAGCTTCTTCTCGCGCTACGTCGAATACGATTTCACGGCGTCGCTTGAGGAGAAACTCGACCAGATTTCCGCCGGCGAACTCAACTGGAAGGACGTTCTGCGGGACTTCTGGAAAGACTTCTTCGCGCAGATCGAAGACACCAAGGAACTGCGGGTTACCAACGTTCTCGACGCGCTCAACGAAGAGCTGGCGCCGCTGGTTTTCCCGAAGCGCGAAGACGGCAGTGATCCACGTATCTGCCAGGTCTGCGGCACAGGCAAGCTGTCGCTGAAGCTTGGCAAGTACGGAGCCTTTGTCGGCTGCTCCAATTATCCGGAATGCAACTTCACCCGCCAGCTGTCGTCTGAGAGCAACGGCGACGAGGCGTCTGCGGTCAACGAACCGCAGGCACTTGGCAAGGACCCGCATACCGGCGAGGAAATCACTCTGCGCAGCGGCCGTTTCGGGCCTTACGTGCAGCGCGGCGACGGCAAGGAAGCCAAGCGCTCCAGCCTGCCGAAGGGCTGGACGCCGGCTACGATCGATCATGAGAAGGCGGTTGCGCTGCTTTCGTTGCCACGCGATATCGGCGCGCATCCTGAAACCGGCAAGATGATCTCTTCCGGCCTTGGACGTTATGGACCGTTCATTCTCAGCGATGGGAAGTACGCCAATCTGGAAAGCATCGAGGATGTGTTCTCGATCGGCCTGAACCGCGCGGTCTCCGTGCTGGCCGACAAGCAGTCCAAAGCAGGCGCTGGCCGTGGTGCAGCCCAGGCAGCACTCAAGGAATTGGGTGATCATCCGCAGGGCGGCGCAGTCACTGTTCGCGATGGACGCTACGGTCCCTACGTCAACTGGGGCAAGATCAACGCCACATTGCCAAAGGGCAAGGAGCCCCTGTCAGTGACGCTGGAAGAAGCCATTCCGCTTCTTGCCGAACGCGCTGAAAAGAGTGGAGCAAAGGCACCCAAGGCCAAGGCTGCAGCCAAGCCGAAGGCCACCAAGACGGCCGCAGCAAAGACGGACAAGCCGGAAAAAGCCAAGGCGGCCGCCAAGCCCAAGGCAATAGCTGCCACGGCCAAGACGAAAACAGCGGCAAAGGCCAAGAAGGGCTGA